In Lutra lutra chromosome 6, mLutLut1.2, whole genome shotgun sequence, the following are encoded in one genomic region:
- the LHFPL5 gene encoding LHFPL tetraspan subfamily member 5 protein, with the protein MVKLLPAQEAAKIYHTNYVRNSRAVGVMWGTLTICFSVLVMALFIQPYWIGDSVNTPQAGYFGLFSYCVGNVLSSELICKGGPLDFSSIPSRAFKTAMFFVALAMFLIIGSIICFSLFFVCNTATVYKICAWMQLAAATGLMIGCLVYPDGWDSSEVRRMCGEQTGKYTLGQCTIRWAFMLAILSIGDALILSFLAFVLGYRQDKLLPDDYKADGKEEV; encoded by the exons ATGGTGAAGTTGCTGCCTGCCCAGGAGGCAGCCAAGATCTACCATACCAACTATGTGCGAAACTCCAGGGCTGTGGGTGTGATGTGGGGCACACTCACCATCTGCTTCTCTGTACTGGTCATGGCCCTCTTCATCCAGCCCTACTGGATCGGTGACAGTGTTAACACACCCCAGGCAGGCTACTTTGGCCTTTTCTCCTACTGTGTGGGCAACGTGCTGTCCTCTGAACTCATCTGCAAGGGTGGCCCGCTGGACTTCTCCTCCATTCCCTCTAGAGCCTTCAAGACCGCCATGTTTTTTGTGGCATTGGCCATGTTCCTCATCATTGGCTCCATCATCTGCTTTAGCCTCTTCTTTGTCTGCAACACGGCCACTGTCTACAAGATCTGCGCATGGATGCAGCTGGCTGCAG CCACAGGCCTGATGATTGGCTGCCTGGTCTACCCCGACGGTTGGGACTCAAGTGAGGTGCGGCGCATGTGTGGGGAGCAGACAGGCAAGTACACACTGGGCCAGTGCACCATCCGCTGGGCCTTCATGCTGGCCATCCTCAGCATTGGAGACGCCCTCATCCTCTCCTTCCTGGCCTTTGTGCTGGGCTACCGGCAGGACAAGCTCCTCCCTGATGACTACAAGGCAGATGGAAAAG AGGAAGTCTGA